From the Pseudomonas sp. Teo4 genome, the window GGTCATAGGCCATCTGGAATTCGTCGCGGGTGCGCTTGAGCTGTTGTTCGCGAGCCTCGATGCGCGACAACATGGTGTTGAAGGCGTCGGCCAGGCTGCCGATCTCGTCTTCGTTGCCACGCTTGGCGCGCAGGGCGTAGCTCTCTTCGCGGGTGACCTGGCGGCTGAGTTCTTCGAGCTGGTTGATCGGCTGAGTGATCAACCGTTTGATCTGCCGGGCGATCACCAACCACAACAGGATACTGAACACCAGGATCGCCAGGCTGGCGCTGAGCGTACCGGTGTAGAAGGCCGTCGGCAGTTCGCTGCTGGCGACCAGCAGCAGGTGGGCGGGTGGGCTGGCGTCGCGGGGATGCGGATCAATTGCGTGCTGCGAAACTCCATGAGCCGCCAGCCGTCGATGTTGCGGTAACGCTTGGGTAATGTGAGCGGCTCGCCGTGTTGCAGTTGCGCCAGCATGCGGCCGTCACCGCCATAGATGGCCGCTGCACGCAGAGGTGTGTAGCTGTCCAGTTCCTTGAGCAGGGCGTTGGCGGATTCCGCGCTATCGCCCGCGCGGGTCGAGAGCTGCGGGTTGGCCACCAGCCGGCCGATGGTCTGCAGTGCCTGGGGCGCCATGCTCTCCTGGGTGATCCAGTAGGCGGCGCTGATGAACGTGAGGTTGGCCACCAGCAGGATGGTGACCAGCAGTACCAGCAGGGCTGCCAGCAGTTTCTGCCCTACCGGGAGGTTTTCCAGGCGTTGGCGCAGGGTCATGGGCAAGGCAATGTCCGTATCGGGTTCAAAGGCCAGCGTCAGGCGCTGGGCAAGCCTCGGCCTGCAAGTTATCGACCAGGCGCAGGTGCAGCTGTTCCAGTTGCGGCAGGGCTACGCCATGGCGTGTAGCGGCTCGGCATGCATGGCCGAGCAGGTAAAGCACCTCGGTGCGCCGGCCGGCTCGTACGTCCTGGTACATGGAAGAGTAGTTGGCTGCGGTGGCGAGGATTACCCGTTGGACTTCATCGTCGAGGTTTTCCGCCGCCTGGGGCTGACCGCAGCGGCGCAGCAGCTCGGCCAGCTCGGCGCAAAGAGCCGTTACTTCGTCCAGATGCCCCAGCAGGCCGCCGTTCTGGCAGTCATGCAGCACGGTCAATGGGTTGATGGCGCAGTTGAGTGCCAGCTTGCGCCACAGCCGGGTAAGGATGTCCACGCTCCATTCGGCCGGGATTCCCGCGTCATGCAAGTCGTCGAACCAGTCGGGAATGTTCGGGTTGGCCGGATCGCCCAGCCAGTTGAAGCCTTGGCCAGCGAAGCGCACGCGCCAATCGTCTTCGCGGAAGGCGCCTTCTGTGCTGGAGGCGAAGATGCAACGGGCCTGGGGCACCTGGTCGGCCACCTCGTCCTGGCTGCCAAGACCGTTTTGCAGCAAAACGATTTCTGCATTGTCGGCCAGCCGTGGGGCCAGGACTGCAATGGCGGGGCTGCGTCGTACGCCTTGCAAGCTACCAGCAGGCGGTGGATCGGCCCTCGCGCTGTGGCCGTTTCAGCCGGAATCGCGTAGTGGTTGGCCTGGTCCTGCTCGACCAGGGTCAAGCCGCCACCTTGCAGATAAGCTTGCAGCCGCCGCTCATCCCGCAGAATCAAACGTACTGCCTTGCCCGCACGTGCCAGGCGGCAGGCCCACAAGCTGCCGAGGCTACCGGCGCCGAGAATATGCCAGGTGCTGCTCATCTGCGTTTCGCAACCCGTTATAATGAGCTCGCATTTTAACCGTCAAACCCCGCGCGCTCCATCTTCACGCCGAGCGCGCTTTTATTTTGGAGAACAACATGCCTTCGTTCGACGTGGTATCGGAACTGGACAAGCACGAAGTGCAGAACGCGGTCGACAACGCCATCAAGGAACTGGACCGTCGTTACGACCTCAAGGGCAAGGGAAGCTTCGAGTTCAAGGACAAGGAGCAGACCGTGCTGCTGACCGCCGAAGCCGAGTTCCAGCTCGAGGCGATGGTCGAGATCCTGCGTCTGGCCCTGGTCAAGCGCAAGATCGACGTCAAGTGCCTGGAAGTCAAGGATGCCTACCCTTCGGGCAAGGAAATGAAGCAGGAAACCAAGTTCCGCGAAGGTATCGACAAGGACTTG encodes:
- a CDS encoding YajQ family cyclic di-GMP-binding protein, with translation MPSFDVVSELDKHEVQNAVDNAIKELDRRYDLKGKGSFEFKDKEQTVLLTAEAEFQLEAMVEILRLALVKRKIDVKCLEVKDAYPSGKEMKQETKFREGIDKDLAKKIVATIKDGKLKVQAAIQGEQVRVTGKKRDDLQEAIALLRTKEFDMPLQFNNFRD